In Blastopirellula sediminis, the following proteins share a genomic window:
- the ligA gene encoding NAD-dependent DNA ligase LigA — translation MAAVQEEIDQLRAEIRRHDRMYYVEARPEITDLEYDKLLNRLKHLEAENPQLITPDSPTQRIGDAPVEHLTQVAHRVPMLSIDNTYSLEELRAYGDRIQKLLPDEKIEWVVELKIDGVAVSVLYENGLLVRGVTRGNGQVGDDITHNVRTIKDIPLQLVGDDVPPVLEVRGEIYMTNDELSRINERLAAAGEALYKNTRNVAAGSIRLLDPRICAERNLRMFTHGVGYVEGLKSQSHIEFLNELKGYGLPPTPNVEAFPDFDAAVAHCEALVETLQDLPFEVDGLVLKVNRFEQRERLGSTTKSPRWVIAYKFEKYEAITTLNEIRVQVGKTGTITPVAELEPVELAGTTVSRSSLHNAEQIERLDIRVGDVVVVEKAGKIIPHIVRVEMHERKEELPKFEFPTECPICGTTLVKDEGGVYIRCPNRESCPAQLKERIRYFATRNAMDIEGLGDKLVDQLVVDELVSSYGDIYRLTADQLSSLERMGKKSSDNLVAAIEGSKERGLSRLLNALSIRHVGGRVAQLLARHFVTIDALISASEEEIAAVDEIGPIIAASVHYFFSGDFGKETIADLRELGLKMSEDVPDAGALAAAVFAGKTIVVTGTLVKYGRDEIQELIAKHGGKASSSVSKKTDFVVAGEKAGSKLTKAQQLGVKVLTEEEFEVLLAGSKAPQVD, via the coding sequence ATGGCAGCCGTCCAAGAAGAGATTGATCAACTCCGGGCCGAAATTCGTCGCCACGACCGTATGTATTACGTCGAGGCGCGACCCGAGATCACCGATCTCGAATACGACAAGCTGCTTAATCGCCTGAAGCATCTGGAGGCGGAGAATCCGCAGCTGATCACGCCCGACAGTCCGACGCAGCGAATCGGCGATGCGCCGGTCGAGCATCTGACGCAAGTTGCGCATCGGGTGCCGATGTTGTCGATCGACAACACGTACAGCCTCGAAGAGCTGCGGGCCTATGGCGATCGAATTCAAAAGCTGTTGCCGGACGAAAAGATCGAGTGGGTCGTCGAGCTGAAGATCGACGGCGTCGCCGTTTCGGTGTTGTACGAAAATGGGTTGCTCGTCCGCGGCGTGACGCGCGGCAATGGTCAGGTCGGCGACGATATTACGCATAACGTCCGCACGATCAAAGATATTCCGTTGCAACTTGTCGGCGACGACGTGCCGCCGGTTTTGGAAGTGCGCGGCGAAATCTACATGACTAACGACGAGTTATCGCGGATCAACGAACGTCTGGCCGCCGCCGGCGAAGCGCTTTACAAGAACACCCGCAACGTCGCGGCCGGCAGCATTCGCTTGCTCGATCCACGGATTTGCGCCGAGCGCAACTTGCGGATGTTCACCCACGGCGTCGGCTACGTCGAAGGGCTCAAGAGCCAATCGCACATTGAGTTTCTGAACGAGCTGAAAGGGTACGGTCTTCCCCCAACTCCCAATGTCGAAGCGTTCCCCGATTTTGACGCTGCGGTCGCGCATTGTGAGGCGCTGGTCGAGACGCTGCAGGACTTGCCGTTTGAAGTGGACGGGCTCGTGCTGAAGGTGAATCGCTTTGAACAGCGCGAACGTCTGGGAAGCACCACCAAGAGCCCGCGGTGGGTGATCGCCTACAAGTTTGAAAAGTACGAAGCGATCACCACGCTGAATGAGATTCGGGTCCAGGTCGGCAAGACCGGGACGATCACGCCGGTTGCGGAACTCGAACCGGTCGAACTGGCCGGAACGACCGTCTCGCGATCGAGCCTGCACAATGCGGAGCAAATCGAGCGGCTTGATATTCGGGTCGGCGACGTCGTGGTGGTCGAAAAAGCGGGGAAGATCATTCCGCATATCGTCCGGGTCGAAATGCACGAGCGGAAGGAGGAACTGCCGAAGTTCGAGTTTCCGACCGAATGTCCCATCTGCGGCACGACGCTTGTGAAAGACGAGGGGGGCGTTTACATCCGCTGCCCCAATCGCGAGTCTTGCCCGGCCCAGCTGAAGGAGCGAATCCGTTACTTTGCGACGCGGAACGCGATGGATATCGAAGGGCTGGGAGACAAGCTGGTCGACCAACTGGTCGTCGACGAATTAGTAAGTAGTTATGGCGATATCTATCGACTGACCGCGGATCAGCTGTCGAGTCTCGAGCGGATGGGGAAAAAGTCGAGCGATAACCTGGTCGCCGCAATCGAAGGAAGCAAAGAGCGGGGGCTCTCCCGATTGCTGAATGCGCTCTCGATTCGCCACGTAGGCGGACGAGTCGCTCAACTCTTGGCGCGGCACTTCGTCACCATTGACGCCTTGATCAGCGCGTCCGAAGAGGAAATCGCCGCCGTTGACGAAATCGGCCCGATCATCGCGGCCAGCGTTCATTATTTCTTCTCGGGAGACTTCGGGAAGGAGACGATCGCCGATCTCCGCGAACTTGGTCTCAAAATGAGCGAGGATGTCCCCGACGCGGGCGCCTTGGCCGCAGCGGTTTTCGCCGGCAAGACCATTGTTGTGACCGGAACGCTGGTGAAATATGGTCGAGACGAGATCCAAGAACTGATTGCGAAGCACGGAGGCAAAGCTTCATCGAGCGTTTCGAAGAAAACGGACTTTGTCGTCGCCGGAGAAAAGGCGGGGAGCAAGCTCACCAAGGCCCAACAATTAGGGGTAAAAGTCTTAACAGAGGAAGAGTTTGAAGTTCTTCTTGCAGGCAGTAAGGCCCCCCAAGTCGACTGA
- a CDS encoding cupin domain-containing protein translates to MKVQHFEQSTANPVHMEGATGCQVRQLINDKDGAPNFAMRQFEVAPGGHTPKHHHPYEHEVYVIAGNGVVMEGEQPREIKAGDVIYVAPDEVHQFQNVGETPLKFLCLVPNAANNAQFVAKPECAE, encoded by the coding sequence ATGAAAGTTCAGCACTTCGAGCAATCAACCGCCAATCCGGTTCACATGGAAGGGGCGACCGGCTGCCAGGTTCGGCAGTTGATCAACGACAAAGATGGCGCCCCCAACTTTGCGATGCGTCAGTTTGAAGTGGCGCCCGGCGGTCACACGCCGAAGCACCATCATCCCTACGAGCACGAAGTCTACGTGATCGCCGGCAACGGCGTGGTGATGGAAGGGGAACAGCCGCGCGAGATTAAAGCAGGTGACGTCATCTACGTCGCTCCGGACGAAGTCCATCAATTCCAGAACGTGGGAGAAACTCCCCTGAAGTTCCTTTGCCTGGTTCCGAACGCGGCCAACAACGCCCAGTTCGTCGCCAAGCCGGAATGCGCTGAGTAA